In one window of Erinaceus europaeus chromosome 17, mEriEur2.1, whole genome shotgun sequence DNA:
- the LOC103109458 gene encoding olfactory receptor 10AG1-like gives MQSNKIKAEDNVSTAVNFVLLGFSGLPKLQGLLFGLFFVTYMIILIGNSLVVIITRLDTMLQKPMYFFLGNFSSLEICYASVTLPRILWNIWTQDRSISRLACATQMCFFLMLAATECFLLAVMSYDRYVAICNPLHYPLVMNHNFCVQLAIGSWTIGIPVQIGQTCQIFSLRFCGSNQINHFFCDIPPILKLAHGDTWAHEISVYVVAMLFVTIPFMLIVASYSKIISTILKLPTASGRAKAFSTCSSHIIVVVLFFGSAIITYLRPKSNHSPGTDKLLSLFYTIVTPMFNPMIYTLRNKDVITALRRLFLRK, from the coding sequence ATGCAATCCAACAAAATTAAAGCAGAAGACAATGTTTCCACAGCAGTGAATTTTGTTCTCTTGGGATTTTCTGGTCTTCCCAAACTCCAAGGGTTACTGTTTGGCCTATTCTTTGTCACTTACATGATTATCCTAATTGGAAATAGCCTGGTAGTCATAATAACCAGGCTTGACACGATGCTACAGAAACCCATGTATTTCTTCCTGGGCAATTTTTCCTCTTTAGAAATCTGTTATGCGTCAGTGACTCTTCCTAGGATTCTGTGGAACATTTGGACTCAGGATAGAAGCATTTCTAGGCTGGCGTGTGCCACCCAAATGTGCTTCTTTCTTATGCTGGCAGCCACTGAGTGCTTCCTCCTGGCAGTGATGTCCTATGACCGTTATGTGGCCATTTGTAACCCTCTTCACTATCCTCTGGTCATGAACCACAATTTCTGTGTCCAGTTGGCCATTGGCTCTTGGACCATTGGAATTCCAGTCCAGATTGGACAAACGTGTCAGATCTTCTCTCTGCGATTTTGTGGTTCTAACCAAATCAACCACTTCTTTTGTGACATACCGCCCATTCTCAAGCTCGCCCATGGGGACACTTGGGCTCATGAGATATCTGTCTATGTCGTGGCTATGCTGTTTGTTACCATCCCATTTATGTTGATAGTTGCTTCTTACAGCAAAATCATCTCCACCATTCTCAAGTTGCCAACAGCCAGTGGAAGGGCCAAAGCCTTCTCAACTTGTTCTTCTCATATCATAGTTGTGGTCTTGTTCTTTGGATCTGCCATCATCACCTACTTGAGACCCAAATCCAATCATTCTCCAGGAACTGATAAGCTGCTCTCTCTTTTCTACACTATAGTGACGCCCATGTTTAACCCCATGATATACACCCTCAGGAATAAGGATGTGATCACAGCACTGAGAAGACTATTTCTCAGAAAATAG